GAATACTGTAGTCCCCCTGTCCATTGTACTGTACTGGTGATGCTACTCAATGGTTATGTAGCCACTGACGAACTGTAGAGGAAGTTCTGGAGACCATATATTTTTTTAGTACTTGTTGTTTTTATCTATCAATGCTATTCACAAGAGTTTCCAATTAAATACTGTGCCACAACCTCAACATTTCTTTCAACTTTGTTTGCTCTTATATAACATGAGTCAAATATTTCCACATGAAAATGAATGGATAGAAATTGTGCTGACAAACTCTCTAGAAATGAATATCAATGTACATTTTCTGTCATGAACAATAACCTATGAATTGCAACTACCGGTATGCAGTGTTATAGAGCCATATGGAACAAAGAGGAGTGTTACAAGTAGAAATAACAGCTCACTGAAGGTGTGAAGAGGTCTCCCTTGTTTATTTTCATTTTGTTTGTCTATTCCATTTACTTTGGCAATGTAACGTATGTTTCCGATCTCAATAAAGccattttaattgaattgagcgagacagagacagagacagagagattgacacagagagagacagagacatactgtacagaaaCATGGAAAGAGCTACATAGAAAAGCCAGAGTGCACACACAGAGCAGGACATAAAAGagagctgagggagagagggagaaaaaagagaATTTATCATAGCAGAGATTTCAAAAGTAGAGGAAGCCTTTGATCGATTAAATAAAAGCCTGTCACTGTGCAACACTCCAGAAGTACCATTCTGGGACATAAATAATTAATTCCCCACTACTAAACAAGCGCCCCTCATGTAGATACACTGTCCTGTGCAATGaacaggactctctctctctctctgtctctctctctgtctctctctctgtctctctctctgtctctctctctgtctctctctctgtctctctctctgtctccctctccctctctctctctatctctcgctgtctctgtctcttgctgtctctgtctctcgctgtctctctctctctctctctctctcccttccttttcAAATAGTTATGAGATGTAAAGTTATTTTTGAACCGAGTTGTCCCCATCGTCTCTATGATAAACAAACTCTATGAGGTGGATTCTGTCAAACTAGCAAAATATTTGTTCCAATGCTAGTCCTTTATCATTGTctgtctgagaggagaggagaggagaggagaggagaggagaggagagggagaggagaggagaggagaggagaggagaggagaggagaggagaggaggagaggagaggagaggagaggagaggagagaggaacagaggagaggagaggagaggagaggagagggacagagaggagaggagaggagaggagaggagaggagaggagaggagaggagaggaggagaggagaggagaggagaggagaggagaggagagagagagaggaggagaggagaggagaggagaggagaggagaggagaggagaggagaggagaggagagccaagAGAAGACAATAGTATAGACGTCCAGTGCAGTGCAGCAGCCACCCAGAGGTTTTCAAACTGTGgtctcttcctctgtttcctctgttctctGCTGGTATTACACAACACACCAAAGGCAGAGGCACTGGGAGGGTATTTAAGAACATTGACAAGGCTGGGAAAAATCTTCATAGTGCATTCCACAAACATTTTGACAGTTAAACAAACCTGACATTAGCAGTTGTGGAATATGAATGAAGAGAACTAGAATGGCAGTATAGAGACTTGTGTCAGATTCTCACAACGTGTTCCTCTCTCAAATATTCTCATTAACATTGACATGTCCCATCTCACTGATTTGACggatcctgacacacacacacacacacacacacacacacacacacacacacacacacacacacacacacacacacacacacacacacaccgtttacCTTAATGGAGAGGTGCTTGCTCTCATGGAGGATCATCTCCTCAGAGACCACCAGTGTCCGTGTGGGGTTACACAGGTCCAGAGGCTGCAcacaaaggggaggagaggagagttaaggGTTAGATTGACATTAGATTAAAGTTAGAGTACGTTTAGGCAACATACTAGGAATTAAATGAAGATCACATTATCATCCATGGCAAAATACTGCAGTTTTATATCACTTCAAACACACAACATTTACTAATATTGTTTATAATGACAGTACACAATACTACAGCAAAAGTCACTGATACTAAACTCATAACACTGCTATAACAGTCTAATATCATTCACAACACTCACAAATACCGCTAAATAGAGATACAGATTGATAGACATGTTTCAAGGATAGACATATCTGGGAGGGGTGTTCTCATGAACATAGCTGTACATGAGGGAGCATGTAGCTACAGTACCATCTCCATTTTAGCTCCAAGCTCCATGCTCTCTGCCCACCAAAGGGAACAATACAGGGTGTGCAGCTGGCGGCTCTCGTGTAGCTACAGTCGCTCCAGTCTCTACAGAGATCCTCACAGTGTGAGCTGTGACTGCAGGAGTCTGTGAGATGCTCAATCTGTGAAGAGGTGCTAGGCTAAAAAGCTCTAGTGCAGCGGGGGTGGTAGCCACATCCTCTTGTGGACCCGGACTGGAGCTAGAGAGACCACAGGGATGGCTGTTTCACTGTGCAGCTAGGTGACTCAGTTAGTCAACAGGAAGTACTATTACAGACCATTGTAGAATCCTGGGAAGTGGGTAGTCCAGTTGTGCAATACACTCACACCCTGACATTGGACATATAGAGGAAATGTGGTTCATTCTAGTGTGTTTATGACAGAATCCTATGTTgctacacagatacacagagaggataAGCACTGCAACAAACATGGAAAAATAAAAGGGGAAAACCCCAAACGGCACTAACAGAGAGAtgcagagtcacacacacacacacacaaacacgcacacacacaaacacgcacacacacacctgaacaaaGATGGGGAAGATGAGGATCTTGGGTGCTGCTTTAACGTAGCCATAGTTGCCGTGCGGGTTGTCGTGTTGTACATGGGAGTGTACTATAGTACAGTTCTGGTAGTTAGCAAAGCTGGAGCTCTGGACCTGCTGGTAGCTGGGTGGGGGTTGGCCAGAGAGGTTGGCTTCGGATGGCTTAGACATCTTGGCATTAGTGGAGCGTCGTAGGAAGGTGGTCCGGCCTGCTAGTCCTACACCCCCAGGCGTGGCACCGCCAGACCCCTGTTTCTGGGGCATGCTGGCCTGACCCGGGTATATCCTCCCTGCTGGGAGACACCACatgcacaacaacacacacagagttagCCTGGGTACGTAGAAGTACAATGGTTATAGATAGAATTGTCCTGCAAAACCACCGTGTTCATTAAAATCCTAGTCAGCAGTAAATGTCTTACCCAAGGTACCATGGTTGTCCTGGTAGACAGGCCTCAATATCTGAAAGAGACAAAAACATCACAATCAATGGTCCTGTTATAACAATTGACCAATACCATACTCTGCTTTAGGATACTTTCACATGTAATGAATCCATCCCACCATAATAAATGCCTAACATGAAGTCAAACTGAAGAAATGGTTGTGTTGAGCATGGAATGGGGCCACAGACTGTTGGCTGACTCCATTACTACTGTAGTGCAGTAGGCCTATGTGACCTCAGGCCAGTGAGCCATGTCACATATTCAATATACATGTGTTCAGCTCAAGGAATAGACCCAGTGACCTGAGAGCTAATGTGTGCTGTTGATACATGATGGCGACTTTGCTGTTTATTGATTCCCATGACCTTGAGTGACACAGACGTAAAccacacactgtactgtactataccataatGCATTGCACTCTAGCACTATGAATACAGGAGAAGGATGACATTGCCCTTGGAAATTGAACGGTTGGTGGGGAGAGCTGATCCTAGAACTGTGCCTATAGATAACTACTCAAGTACCCAAGTAGCGTTGCCCCTTGAAatgtaatgggggagggggaagctgatcctagaactGTGCCTATAGATAACTACTCATGTACCCAAGTAACGTTGCCCCTTGAAatgtaatgggggagggggaagctgatcctagaactGTGCCTAAAGATAAGATCTACCCGATATAACAAAGATGGGTAGAGAAAAGAGGTGACCCAACCAGAGGCATATCAATGGCTGGTACATCCAGCTATCTTCCAAGATCAatttctctgctgtgtgtgtttcagtggggACTGGCTGACAGGATGGAACCAAATCATCATGGATTGTATGCCTGCTCTGacctggaggagagatggaggaggagagatgctcCATTTCCCCATCCTTCAAAGTTTGGATTTAGTCTGAAATGTTCTATCCTCTTATTTCCATCCACTTTGACAACTGCTTTATCTACATCCTTCCTTTCCTCTATCCTCTTTTTCCCCTCTGCTGCTGTACCCGTCATCCATCCGTCATTGCCTCCCGCTACCCCATTAATCCCTTCTACTTCTTACAACCATTATTCCAACCTCTTGATGTACTACTActattcaggctgtatcacaaccggctgtgatcgggagttccatagcgcggcgcacaattggcccagcgtcgcccgggtttggcAGGTGTAGGCAgacattgtaaacaagaatttgttcttaactgactttcctagttaaataaaggtaaaatatataccCATATCTACTCTGTTCCCTAGCCCATATTTCCCCATAGGGGAGGTAATGGATTACTTGGGGGTAGCCATTCATCCATCACCTCCCTcgcttatccctctctcccccctctctctatccccttttCTGCATCCTATTCCCACTCCATCCAATCATCCTCCACAGCCGTCCAAGCCAGTCCCCCCCTCACACTCCTAACCCCTGTGCTCTCCTCTTAGCATTTAGACACAGAAGACATTCCCATCATGCTCTCTGAGCCCTATGTCATGCCATATCTGTTGAAGCAGCACAGCTGCCCTCGGACAAACACACTGCCCTACACACGCACATGTGCTGTacaagcgcacacacactcagattGCCAGGTAGGCTGCACCTCCCAGACTAACAGACATCCTTACAGTGTCTAGGTCCCTGGGTCTGGATGGAATGCAGGGTATACAGCCTCCTTCATTTCTGCTAGAGGCCTTCTAACAACCAGGCTACTGAGTCACGGAACCCGTCAGCCACATTACTGTCTGTGATTGGCTGTTCAAGCTCAGTGGGACAGATTATGGAGGATTAGGTAAAGACTAGAAGTTCTGGGTTTTCTGGTTCTCTGCACTCATTGCTTCAACATAACTGGTCCCTTCTTCCAGGCTGGATGGTTAGTGTTGTATGGTTGGGGATGTTAAGGAATCAAGTTCACAATCAGTGtgtttctttttccatttgttacACTTTATTATGTCTTTATCATAAAGAGCTATTGCCTCATATACAGCATGTCACAGGATGTTACAGTGTGCATCATTTGATAGAACACCCCATGGGCCAACTGTGGCTTTCCCCATATAGGGGCTTGAATCTAACTTACTATTGCAGCAAATCAACTCTTGCTTGTATACTTTTTTTCACAATTTCTCATTCAACTACCTATTTAACTATTCACTATATATAGTATATGTGATTTACAGAATGCACGTGTCAGTTTGAATTACACAGATATTTCTCAGGTTAGAATGGCAGGGTATATCTCCGATTTAAATGGCAGATAGTGTATGTCAGGTAGGATTGGCACAGATCTATGGCAGGTATGAATGGCACATATTGAGATCTCCAGTGTATGTCAGGGTCTAGATAGTGCCATCGAGGGGGTAAGGCAGGAGCCTGGGATGGACCATGAGCCTCTGCTCCCCTGGCAGTACCTGGCTTCCTGGGTTTATGGGGGCCAGGATGATGTAGTTATCTCCGTTGGACGCCTTCACTCTAGTCCCCTTCAGCGTGGCTGTGTGGCTCTGGCTATGGGTCTGGCTCCTGGCTTTACCATCCACCTCCTCCGCCCCCCCTCCTACgcacctcctctccccccacgGCCCCCCTACTCCTCCTGCCCCTCCCCTGCTGCCCCCCTCAGAGCCGTTGACTAGCACCCGGCGGCTGGTCCTGTGGTGGGCAGGGAGGGGGGGCACGGCCGGGGGGATCTTGTCACGGTCTAGCCGGTCCTTGGACCTGTCCCTCCGCCTGGTGGGGGGTGAGGGGGTGTCGTAGTTGGGCTTGTAGGAGGGCCGGTGAATGAGGCCCTCAAAACTGGGCTTGGCGGCCGGCCCGGTGCGCCACACCACCACCGTGATCTCATTGGAGCTGTttctgtagagggagggagagagggaatgtgaCAACTAGTCAGGAAGAGTGAAACGGTAAGCTTATCACCGGTAAAGAACGTGAGCAAAGAGGCCATGGGCCAGAGTGTCTATATAGGAATTGCTGTGCATAGATAAACTTTAAAAATGTACATGTGGAGCTCTATAAGTATTGACGATAGTTATCCCTGTCAAAGTTGGTTTAGTCCATTATTTcctctgtgtctccctgcctgtagtaCCTGATGGCGTGGGCGAGCTCCACACATTTCCACTGTTCTACAGGCTGACCATTGAGCTGCAGCACAGTGTCCAACTGCTGCAGACCTGCCTGATCCGCCGGACCAcctgaagacaggagagaggtcaGTAGaggtccacaaacacacacacagacagatatcacacaaatacacacaaagtTACACAAAGTTACACAAGCAAGCTTCTACCCACTCATTTATATACAAACCTGATGTGCTTTGACCACCTCAGGACAGTAGGGGCTAAGACTGGTATACAGACACCCACACATctagaacaacacacacacacacaggaaggaaaagacacacagacacacaatcccaaacacacagacacagacacacatcatcaacacacagacagcagggagaggagaACCTTGCCTGGATCGACGGCTTGTACCCTCACTGGAGAGTCAGAGCAGATGGTGAAGCCATAGCCGTCCTTTCCTCGAGGGATGGTCacctaaagacacagagacatcaaATCACGGTATGTAAAGACATTATTCAATTATTACAtgactatgtactgtatgtccatGGAGTGAAAAGCACATGTTATTTTTGAAAAGCCATCTACAGCCAAATAGGAGCAGTTAGACCAACATGTGAGCATTTTGCCTACAGATTAGAGCGTGGTTCTCTCTCTGACCAGCAGCTGAGTGTGTGTGGATGGAAAGTGTGTCGATGCCAGCCACACAGACTAGCACCTTGGCCCTCATCAAAGGAGGTGGGCGCTTTGGTGTGGTTCTGACGCCAACTGTGGACAACAGCATCCGCACAGAGTAGgagcgcaagcacacacacacacacacacacacacacattcgatGCCTAAAAACTGTCTGTAAAAATTCCAGGAATATTGCCAGTGTGTGCGCCAAAATCAACAGTGCTCCGCTCCAAAATAATGTTTCCATCTCATCTGCTGACAATAGGGCCTGAAATTAAGCTCAGTAAAAGTATGtctgaacacacaaacacagtatgATGTTAATCCAAGACTCTTATCTAAAGTCAGTTTTATGTCTCCCCCTTAGAGTTCAGATCAGGATGGTAATAGGGTATACTGATCCTAAATCTGTGTCTGTGGTTAACCTCTGAGTTTGTCTAAGAGACTGGCATCAAGATGCATAAGTGTATTAACTTGTTTACCTTTGATAACTACAGTACAACCCTAAGTAGCAAACGGTGGCTTGAATAAAGGTTTTAGGGAGAATTCCTAGAATTCCTTGACGGATTTACCATCTGTAATCTAGTGACCAACTTCAACATCGAACCCATTAAGGATTatccccttttttcaattttcgcctaaaatgacatacccaaatctaactgcctgtagctcaggccctgaagcaaggatgtgcatattcttggtaccatctGTAAGGAAAAAtgttgaagtttatggaaatgtgaaaggaatgtagtagaatataacataatagatctggtaaaatataatacaaagaaaaaaccaatgtttcttttgtattttttttgtaccatcactttgaaatgcaagagaaaggccataatgtattatttttcCAGCctaggtgtcacgacttccgccgaggttggCTCTCCTGCACGTTCAggcagtgctcggcggtcgtcgtcaccgtcctactagccactaccgatcccttttcgtgtatctgttggttttgtctgattggtttcacctgtgtgttgtttagttaattagtgtctgtgtatatatagtaggttgtcccgcccttgttttgtgcgggattgtttatttttgtcatctatgtctgtcggtgtgtcttgTGTTCTTATTTTCTCCGGTTCGTCTTTTATCCTGTGTTGGATTGTTCACCCTGTGTGTATTTGGGTTGACCGCGTTTCTTGTTCACCGGAGAATAAACTTTCATATCGCTatatgctctctgcgcctgattccacccaccttgagtaGACGTGACactaggtgcaatttagattttggccactagatggcggcagtgcatgtgcaaagttttaggctgatccaatgaaccattgcatttctgttaaaaaGGTTgtctcaagactgcccaaatgtgcctaattggtttattaataactttgatgttcaaaattgtgcactctcctcaaacaatagcatggtattatttcactgtaatatctactgtaaattggacagtgcagttagattaacaagaatttaagctttctgccaatatcagatatgtctatgtcctatgaaattttcttgttacttacaacctcattctaatcgcattagcctacgttagctcaaccgtcccgtggaagggacaccgatcccaaagaaTTAACATGAACTGTTAACCTCTTGATGCCCGTTATTGCAAGGCCATATACAATccttatgtacagtaccagtcaaaagtttggacacacctactcattcaagggtttttctttattttactattttctacattgtagacatcaaaactataaaataacacacatggaataacGCAATAACCAAAAAagagggatagggggcagcatgttcactttggatgaattgcgtgcccatagtgaactgcatcctactctgtcctagatgctaatatatgcatatcattattactattggatag
The DNA window shown above is from Oncorhynchus tshawytscha isolate Ot180627B linkage group LG20, Otsh_v2.0, whole genome shotgun sequence and carries:
- the LOC121838780 gene encoding regulator of G-protein signaling 3-like; the encoded protein is MFSKSSVSACDSFVFLSEAPLSNHGAASETTSAENMQCLTVTIPRGKDGYGFTICSDSPVRVQAVDPGGPADQAGLQQLDTVLQLNGQPVEQWKCVELAHAIRNSSNEITVVVWRTGPAAKPSFEGLIHRPSYKPNYDTPSPPTRRRDRSKDRLDRDKIPPAVPPLPAHHRTSRRVLVNGSEGGSRGGAGGVGGPWGERRCVGGGAEEVDGKARSQTHSQSHTATLKGTRVKASNGDNYIILAPINPGSQVLPGEQRLMVHPRLLPYPLDGTI